The sequence GGATTCAGTGAGCGTCTGGCAGGGGACACCCTCCGATCTGTGGGCAGGAGGTGACTCTCCTTCGCTGGGATGGTTCTGGATCAGATGGCAACAAGCTCCGCATCGGCTACTGCAGTGCAGGCACGTTGATCCCACCGCACAACGCCATCCCGTGCCAGCACGGCCTCAATCGAGCCAGGTTTGCTCTGGGAGACCCCGACGTGGAGTCAATCTGACCTCAGGCCTCCAGCAGGTCCTGGAAGCCCCGGCGCACGATCTCTGGGATCAGGGCGCCTGCGGTGCCGCCCTCCTTGAACTGGCTCAGCTCGGAGCCACCACGATGGGTGAGGATCATGGTCGGTGTTCGGTTTGTTGGTTGTGCTCCGAACAGGGTCACAGACTGGCCCACTCATTGCCAAAGCTGAGATCTCAGGGAGGTGAGCCGTCAGCCCCAGCTCAGCAGGTGCTGATCCTACAGATTCACACCACTACCTGGGACGCCGCAGCCGCACTGCAGGAACGTATTGCTGGTATAGAAGAAGCATGTGTCATGTTCGAGCTAAACAGGTGATTGTGTCTCACAACACGCCGGAAACGTGTGCCTTGGGCCATCAGAGCTCGGTCCGCACTGATGCGAATTGGCCAACTGGTGGCTGCGGTAGACAGGGATTAGATTCGTTGCTGAGTCGAAAGCCCATACCATGATCCTGTCGGATAATCCAGGCTTATCTGTAGGATCTGCAACTCTTTGTCCATCAAGCGCCCAACCCCATTCAGATGGAATTAATGTCACCCAACCTTTGCTGCTGCCAGTCATGTCTGCCTGTTGAGAGCCCCTAGCCCCTCTGGGGATTCAGCCTTCACGGTCTGGTGCGGTCGTCAGCTCCCATGCGCGATCTGAACCTGACTGGATGGGTTGGAGCGAACCGTCCATGGCCTCATTCCCTTTTTCCGTCAAACCACCACCTTTCACTGAAGAGACACACGGCGGGGTCTTCCCCTGTAGGACTTTCTCAGCCTTTTTCTGGTCAATCAGCATGGCTCAAAAGCTCTGTCTTTGGGCCAGTTGAACGTCTCTGGTCTGCGTGCTCAGAATCAAGCACGAGGAGAACCCCTTGGGTTTATCTTCCCTCCTGAGCTCCCCCCACCCCCCCCCCTGGGCTCCAAAATCACGGAGTGTGGTTCTGCTCCATTCTGTGGCGATGACGGCATCTCCGGTACCCACCTGGAGATGCTTGAAGACAAGCTCTGGAACCAGGCAATCTGGTTGCAGACTTGTCCGGGATCCTTCCACGACGACCTGATTTCTTAGCGACCTCAATCACTAAACCAACAGAGGATTTGAATTGTCTGACTTTCTTGAGCTTTTCATAAAGCAGATTCAGTCTCCAACCCTAGGCTTCCTGATCGGTGGCATCGTTGTCGCCTCATTCGGTAGCCAGCTGGCAATCCCGGATGCAATTTACAAGTTCATCACTTTCTTCTTGCTTTTGAAGATTGGTTTGAGCGCAGGTATTGCGATTCGCAACTCCAACCTTGCAGAAATTCTGCTGCCAGCCCTTGCCGCTGTGCTGATCGGCATCCTGATTGTACTGATTGCTCAGTACACTCTAGGAAAGATGCCAGGCATCAAATTCACTGATGCCATCGCAACAGGTGGACTTTTTGGCGCTGTGAGTGGTTCCACCCTCGCCGCCGTTCTGCCCCAGCTTGAGTCGGCAGGAATCCAGTACGAGGCTTGGAGCGCTGCCCTTTATCCGTTCATGGACATCCCGGCGCTGGTGACGGCGATCGTGGTGGCCAGCGTTTACACAGGTCGTAAATCCGCTGACACGTCCGAGAAAGTCGAAATCTGGCCGATCATCAAAGACAGCCTGCAGAGCTCTGCTGTCACGGCGATGCTGCTTGGTGTTGGTCTTGGCATCTTGACCAGGCCTGAGCGTGTCTATGAAGGATTTTTTGATCCTCTCTTCCGCGGCTTCCTTTCAATCCTCATGATCATCATGGGTATGGAGGCTGCACAGCGTATGAATGAGCTGCGCAAGGTGGCCCAGTGGTTTGCCATCTATGCCTTCATTTCGCCTCTACTTCATGGTTTTATTGCCTTTGGCGTCGGCCTGATCATTCACAAGATCACTGGCTTCAGCATCGGTGGCGCTGTTGTGCTGGCTGTGATCGCTGCATCCAGTTCTGATATCTCTGGGCCGCCGACTCTTCGAGCGGGTATTCCTACCGCGAATCCCTCTGCTTATCTAGGTGCCTCCACCGCCATAGGAACGCCAGTAGCGATCGCTATCGGCATTCCGCTCTTCATCGGGCTTGCGGAGTACATGCTTGCCCAGTAAGCCTAGATACTAGGCTGTTCACCATGCTTTCAATCTGAGGTCCTTTTCCATGAGCCAGCCAGTCTTTAAGTTGATCATCATCACAGAAGAAATTCTGCTCAAGAAGATCGCCAAGATCATCAAGGCAGAGGGTGCTACCGGTTACACCATCCTTGCGGCCGCTGGTGAAGGCAGCCGCAATGTGCGATCAACCGGTGAGCCCAGTGTGTCGCATACCTTCTCCAACATTAAATTCGAGGTGTTGACATCCAGCCGTGAAATGGCTGACGCCATCCAGAATAAGGTCGTCGAAAAGTATTTTGAAAACTTTTCCTGTATTACCTACATCTCTACGGTTGAGGCTTTGCGAGCGCACAAGTTCTGATCTGGTCCTGATCTATTCCATCCCTGCGATGTGCCCTTGCACCGCAGGGATTTTTCATTTCAGCCCATGCCGTGCTCATGGCTGACTCTCCTCCTGGCCGCGCTCTTCACTGAAGTGGCCATCCAGGGGGTCGGCGGCGATGCCTTCCACCTCCCGCAGATAGCGGGCCAGCCCGTCACTGTTGCCGTGGGTCACGTACACCTGCTGGGCCTGGCTGTCGCGCACGCTGCGGATCAGGCCGTCCCAGTCGGCATGGTCGCTCATCACAAAACCGCGCTCATAGCCCCGGCGGCGGCGGGCGCCACGCACCGCCATCCAGCCACTCACGAAGGCCGTCTGGGGACCCTTGAACCGCTTCATCCAGGCGGAACGGTGGGCGGAGGGCGGTGCGATCACCAGCCGGCCCGCCAGGGCCTCGCCCTTGTCGAGGGCCGTCAGCGGCCGGGTGGGCGGCATCGCCACCCCGGCCTGGCGGTAGGCCGGCATCAGGGTGTCCACGGCTCCATGCAGCAGCACCTCCTCGCCCACGCCGATGGCGTGGAGCTCCGCCAGCAGTCGCTGGGCCTTGCCGAAGGCATAGGCGAACAGCAGCGAGGGCCGCTCCGGCGCCGCCTGCCACCAGCTGCGGATCTGCCCGGCCACGGCGGCGCCGCTCTGCCAGCGGTAGATCGGCAGCGCAAAGGTGGCCTCGGTGATGAACACATCGGCCGTTACCGGCTCGAACGGGGCGCAGCTGGGGTCGGCGCAGCGCTTGTAGTCGCCACTCACCAGCCAGCTCTCGCCGCCGGCCTCGACGCGGATCTGGGCAGAGCCCAGCACGTGGCCAGCGCTGTGGAACGACACCCGGGCGTCGCCGATGCGCAGCACCTCGCCGTAGGACACCGGCAACAGCTGGATCGCGGCGCCGAGGCGCTGGCGCAGGATCGGCTCGCTGGCCTCGATCGCCCAGTACTCGCCGCAGCCGGGGCGGGCATGGTCGGCGTGGGCGTGGGTGATCAGGGCCCGGGGCACCGGCCGCCAGGGGTCGATCCAGGCCGCCGCCGCCGGGCAGTAGAGGCCCTGGGGGCTGAGCTGTAGCAGGGCGTCCGGGGGCAGGGGCATCGGCTCGGTCGCTCCCACGGCCTGGGCTCAGGTGTGCAACAGCATCTTGGAGAGGTTGGGCAGCCCGGCGCCCTGGTGGTAGCGGTCGCGTTTGAGGTCGGTGCAGTGCTCCAGCAGGATCTGCTTCACCCGCTCGGGATAGCCGATGAACTCCGGACGCACCGAGAGGAAGGCGGCCAGCACGCCGGAGATGTGGGGCGCCGCCATGCTCGTGCCCGAGAGAGGGATGTAGAGCTCATCGAGGCTCTGGCCCGGGTCGTGGCTGGCGCTGCGATCGGGATCGCTGCTGCTGCGGCAGGAGAGGATCCGCTCCCCCGGACCCACCAGATCCGGCTTGAGGCGGCCATCGGCCGTGGGGCCCCGGGAGGAGAAGTAGGAGGTGCCGTAGCGGTGGGGCAGGGTGGGGTGCACCGAGCCCACGGCGATCGCCTCCTCCAGGTTGGCGGGATCGCCGATCGAGAGATCGAAGGAGCGGGTGGAGCTGGCGCCATTCACCACGATGTCGCCGCTGCCCTCGTTGCCCGCCGCCAGCACCACCAGCACTCCCTGGCGCACCAGCCGCAGCAGGGAGGCGCACAGGGGCGAATCGCCGCAGCCGAAGCTGGCCGGATCGAAGGCGCCCCCCAGGCTCAGGTTCACCCCCTGGATCGTCAGACGGCGGCTGCTCTGGTTCTGGTGCCAGATGTGGTCGATGGCCTTGAGGATCCAGGCGTCGTAGCCGCTGCCGTTGTCGGCCAGCACCTTGTAGGTGACCAGGCGGGCCCTCGGGGCCATGCCCAGCATCTCGATCGGCTCGGCCCCCTCAGCGCCGCCAGCAAGGATCAGGCCCCCGGCGATCACCCCCGCCACGTGGGTGCCGTGGCCGTTGGGGTCATTGCCGCTGGCGGGCTGCACGGCGCCGCGCCCGGTGCAGTCCCAGTCCGCGGCGATGCTGCCCTCCGGGCCGAAGGCCGGGTTGTGGAAATGGGGATGGTGGCGGTCGATGCCCGTGTCGAGCACGGCCCAGGTGATGCCCTGGCCGTGGGCGTTGTAGCCGAGCTGGGCGGTGCGGGCCTGCACCGTGTGGATGGAGTGCCGGATCAGGGCCCGTTTCTTGCTGTTGCTGAACATCCGGTACACCGCCGGGGAGGCGCTGCCGTAGTGCTGGCTCAGGTCGCAGGCCAGGGTCTCCACCTCGGCGCGGTTGAGGTTCACCGCCACGTAGTGCTCCAGCTGGTCTTCCAGAAACACCGTGTCGGCAGTGATCGGACCCTGGAGCACATGGCTGTCGATCCAGGCCAGCACCCTGGCCTTGGTGGCCTGGAGGGAAGCGTCCCCCCCCTTTGCCCCAGGGGCCTGCTGGGCGCCGGCCGGGGCACGGTCGATCAGTTCGATCAGCACCGGCCGCCGCTTCCTGGCGTCGTCATCGAGGGAGTCGGCCAGGTTGCGGGCCACCGTCACGGGGCTCACAGGCTGGAAACGGGAGCGGTCCACCGCGCCCATCACCGTGACCTGGGTGTCGCGGCGGCTCAGGTAGCGCTCGGCGGCGTGGGCCTTGCTCGGCGGCCACACCAGCCCCTCCACCCGTTCATCCACCACGGCGGGTTTGCCCGCGGCGCTGTATTCATCGGCCAGGGACTGATCCAGGCAGACGATGTCGCCGTCCTGGGCGATGTTCACCCAGCGCTTCACCGCCGCGGGAATCGGCAGCGCCTTGCCGTGCCACTTCTGGAGCACATCCGTCACCTGGGGCAGCCCCAGGGGGGAGCCGATGGTGAGGAACAGGTCCACCTCCAGCCCGGGCCGCTCCTCGGCCAGCTCGATCAGGGCCTGGTAGGTGACCATGCTCCCCTGGCTGTGGCCGATCACCACAAAGGGGCCGCCTCCGGTGACCACCCGCTCCTTCACCGTCTGCACCATGCGGGCGCGCTTGGCCTTGTTGAACAGGAAGTCGTTCACGTCGGCCATGAACACCTTGGTGAACAGGGCCGTCACCGGACTCCACAAGCCCTTGGCCTCCATCGACAACGCCGCAGGCCCCCCCAGGGGGGCGCCTTGCTGGGCTGCCGTGAAAGCGGCCTGCTGCAGCTGCTCGCTCAAGGCCTCCACGAAGGCCTGCGACTCGACCGGCGCGTCGCTGTGGCTGATCGAGGCTTCCAGAAGGCTTGCGCCCTGGGGCTGCAGCAGGGCGTTCTCCTCCCCGATCGAGCGGATCGACACACCCGCCGCCTGGGGGTAGCGCTCGCGGTCGACCCAGTAGGCCATGCGGGTCCTCTCGCCCTGCTCGGCGCCAAACAGCGCCTGATCCCACTGGGAGCGGAGCTCCCGCTCCGGCGGCATGTTGGAGATGCCGTGGCAGTAGATCACCGTGCGGGCAGCGGCGAGGGCCGTTGCCGTGGCTGCGGAGCTGTGGGCAGTGCTGGAGCGGCGGCTGCGGCCGGTGGGCTTCTTGGCGGTGGCCATGGCGTTGGAGGGGGGCACAGGATGGCCTCTGCTCCAGCCCTAGCCCGGCCCGCCGGAACGAACGCTGGGGCGGCGGTGGGTGTCATCGTTCTTGAGTGATCGCCGTTGCGTCTTCTGCCGTTGCCGCCATGGTTGTCCCCCCCGCCTTCGGGGCCTTGAGCGTGCCGGCCCTGGCGGGGCTCGCCGAGATGGCAGGGTCTGTGCTGCCCGGTTTGGTCGTGGCCGCCCTGGTGCTGGGCCTGGCCGGCGCCGTGCTGCTGGTTCCCAGCTGGCTGATCCGCGGGTTGCTCGCCCCGCTCAACCCGCAGGTGCTGTTCTGTGGGCCAGGCCAGGAGCGGCGCCTGGCCCTCAGCCTTGATGACGGCCCCAGTGGGCCAGGCTCCGAGGCACTGCTGGAGCTGCTGCGGCAGCTGGAGCTGCCGGCCACCTTTTTCCTGATCGGTTCTCATCTGCCCCTGGACCCCTCCTTTCCCCGCCGGGCCCTGGAGCAGGGCCACAGCCTCGGCAATCACCTCTGGCGCGATGAACGGGCCAGCGCCCTGCCCCGGCCCGTGTTCCTGCGGCAGCTCCAGGCCACGGAGCGGGCGATCGAGGCGGCAGCCGCGCCGCAGCGCCTCTCCTGGCGCTGGTTTCGGCCCGGGCAGGCCTGGTTTCACCCGGCGATGCTGGCCTGGCTGGCGCCGCAGGGCTACCGGCTGGTGCTCGGCTCCATCTTCCCCTGGGACACACTGCGGCCGCCGATCTGGTTCGTGCGCCGGTTCGTGGCGATCAACGCCCACCCCGGCGGCATCCTGGTGCTGCACGACACGCCGGCCCTGAGCGGCCGCACCCTGCAGATCCTGCGCCTGATCATCCCCGACCTGCGCCGCCGCGGCTACCGCTTCGTGCCCTTGGCGGAGCTGGTGTGAGCGGGGGCTGCTGGCATCAGC is a genomic window of Cyanobium sp. NS01 containing:
- a CDS encoding sodium-dependent bicarbonate transport family permease, which translates into the protein MSDFLELFIKQIQSPTLGFLIGGIVVASFGSQLAIPDAIYKFITFFLLLKIGLSAGIAIRNSNLAEILLPALAAVLIGILIVLIAQYTLGKMPGIKFTDAIATGGLFGAVSGSTLAAVLPQLESAGIQYEAWSAALYPFMDIPALVTAIVVASVYTGRKSADTSEKVEIWPIIKDSLQSSAVTAMLLGVGLGILTRPERVYEGFFDPLFRGFLSILMIIMGMEAAQRMNELRKVAQWFAIYAFISPLLHGFIAFGVGLIIHKITGFSIGGAVVLAVIAASSSDISGPPTLRAGIPTANPSAYLGASTAIGTPVAIAIGIPLFIGLAEYMLAQ
- a CDS encoding ligase-associated DNA damage response exonuclease — encoded protein: MPLPPDALLQLSPQGLYCPAAAAWIDPWRPVPRALITHAHADHARPGCGEYWAIEASEPILRQRLGAAIQLLPVSYGEVLRIGDARVSFHSAGHVLGSAQIRVEAGGESWLVSGDYKRCADPSCAPFEPVTADVFITEATFALPIYRWQSGAAVAGQIRSWWQAAPERPSLLFAYAFGKAQRLLAELHAIGVGEEVLLHGAVDTLMPAYRQAGVAMPPTRPLTALDKGEALAGRLVIAPPSAHRSAWMKRFKGPQTAFVSGWMAVRGARRRRGYERGFVMSDHADWDGLIRSVRDSQAQQVYVTHGNSDGLARYLREVEGIAADPLDGHFSEERGQEESQP
- a CDS encoding S8 family peptidase, with the protein product MPPSNAMATAKKPTGRSRRSSTAHSSAATATALAAARTVIYCHGISNMPPERELRSQWDQALFGAEQGERTRMAYWVDRERYPQAAGVSIRSIGEENALLQPQGASLLEASISHSDAPVESQAFVEALSEQLQQAAFTAAQQGAPLGGPAALSMEAKGLWSPVTALFTKVFMADVNDFLFNKAKRARMVQTVKERVVTGGGPFVVIGHSQGSMVTYQALIELAEERPGLEVDLFLTIGSPLGLPQVTDVLQKWHGKALPIPAAVKRWVNIAQDGDIVCLDQSLADEYSAAGKPAVVDERVEGLVWPPSKAHAAERYLSRRDTQVTVMGAVDRSRFQPVSPVTVARNLADSLDDDARKRRPVLIELIDRAPAGAQQAPGAKGGDASLQATKARVLAWIDSHVLQGPITADTVFLEDQLEHYVAVNLNRAEVETLACDLSQHYGSASPAVYRMFSNSKKRALIRHSIHTVQARTAQLGYNAHGQGITWAVLDTGIDRHHPHFHNPAFGPEGSIAADWDCTGRGAVQPASGNDPNGHGTHVAGVIAGGLILAGGAEGAEPIEMLGMAPRARLVTYKVLADNGSGYDAWILKAIDHIWHQNQSSRRLTIQGVNLSLGGAFDPASFGCGDSPLCASLLRLVRQGVLVVLAAGNEGSGDIVVNGASSTRSFDLSIGDPANLEEAIAVGSVHPTLPHRYGTSYFSSRGPTADGRLKPDLVGPGERILSCRSSSDPDRSASHDPGQSLDELYIPLSGTSMAAPHISGVLAAFLSVRPEFIGYPERVKQILLEHCTDLKRDRYHQGAGLPNLSKMLLHT
- a CDS encoding polysaccharide deacetylase family protein, whose translation is MVVPPAFGALSVPALAGLAEMAGSVLPGLVVAALVLGLAGAVLLVPSWLIRGLLAPLNPQVLFCGPGQERRLALSLDDGPSGPGSEALLELLRQLELPATFFLIGSHLPLDPSFPRRALEQGHSLGNHLWRDERASALPRPVFLRQLQATERAIEAAAAPQRLSWRWFRPGQAWFHPAMLAWLAPQGYRLVLGSIFPWDTLRPPIWFVRRFVAINAHPGGILVLHDTPALSGRTLQILRLIIPDLRRRGYRFVPLAELV